The nucleotide window aattaaaaaaatatatataataataataataatctggcCCTCACCTCCTCTTTGACCTCCTTCTTCACTTGTTTCAGGTTGGCTCTCAGGTCCAGAGACACCTTGTGTTTGGAGCCGAGCAGAGCCTGAAGCATCTGATCAGCAGACATGCGCACTTTCCTCAAAGCTGGTTTCTTGAACTTGCCCTTAAGGTCCTGAACTTTAATCTTCATGTCCTCAATCTAAAAGTGTGATACAGAAAACTTCATATTAGCAACTTTAATTGGTCATTGTTGTTTATTGGCATGCTGTGGTCTTGTGTGTGTGGTCTAAACTGTACCTCCTTAGAACTTTTGCTAACTTTGCTTTCCAGATCATATCTCTCCTCATCAATCACATCAATCTTATGGTGAAGTTCTTTGCACAGCTCCTGTAAAACAAACCAGGCAAACCAAGGCTGTGAGCTACTACAAtcctttgttattttttcattttaaacccaAAATCCAAACAGAACTCATTTTCATTCTTAAATGTTTCTTCACACACAAAGGTTCATATAAATTCTAGACTTTTGGGCCgctgtgtatttttattgtttatttcttttccaaTGTGTCTAAAtcatttctgtttgtgtttatgaCAATACCTGTAGTGCTTGTGCGCTCCCTGGGAAGGATAAAGGAGGGCACGCATCTGCCATGTACTGTTtcctttcctcttctttttcctttgcTTCAACCTCAAGCAAACCTTTAGCAATGGAGAGCATCAAGCTCTGGAGCACATAGTCATTAGCGTTAG belongs to Clarias gariepinus isolate MV-2021 ecotype Netherlands chromosome 2, CGAR_prim_01v2, whole genome shotgun sequence and includes:
- the LOC128511105 gene encoding troponin I, fast skeletal muscle-like gives rise to the protein MSEKKMSSSRKHNLKSLMLSIAKGLLEVEAKEKEEERKQYMADACPPLSFPGSAQALQELCKELHHKIDVIDEERYDLESKVSKSSKEIEDMKIKVQDLKGKFKKPALRKVRMSADQMLQALLGSKHKVSLDLRANLKQVKKEVKEEDKELRDVGDWRKNVEDKAGMDGRKKMFESEA